The DNA segment CCGCCTTCTCTCTGGCGCCCTACTCGGAAGCGGCCTTGCGCTCCTCCTCGGCCTCCTCGATGGCGATGAGGCCGCCGTTGCGCTCGGTGGGCGTCAGGTCGAACTCCCCGTCGCGGGCGCCGAGCACGAAGGCGTGCCACTCGGCGGCGGTGTAGCGCAGCACCGTCTCGGGTTCGAGCGAGGACCGCATGGCCACGGCTCCGTCGGGGAGATGGGCGATCTCCACCCGCTCCTCGTGCTCCTCGGCGCCGGGCGCGCAGTGCCAGGCGACGCCGGAGATGTCGAGGGCATACAGCTCGTCGCGCTCACGGTCCTTGCGCGCCTTCATCTCCTCAGCCGTCTCCGTCATGACGAGGCGACCCCTTTCCCACGTTTGAACGCTGTGTGCCGACAGTAGCCGTCACGGTACCGGTAGCCGGAACTCCCTTATGTTGACTTTGCAGTTGGAAGGGCCAGGAGGAATGACTAGAGTGGTTCCGGGTGCCACGACTGTGGTACCGCACGGGGGCGGTGCGACGCTGCGGCCACGCGGCGCGTGAACACGCAGCAGGGCTTGCCCGCCAGGAGGGCCGGGACGTTTGTTCCGGCGGACCCGTCGCGGTGGTGAAGGTCACCGTCGCAGCAAGAGGAGGGCAAG comes from the Streptomyces seoulensis genome and includes:
- a CDS encoding DUF397 domain-containing protein, whose translation is MTETAEEMKARKDRERDELYALDISGVAWHCAPGAEEHEERVEIAHLPDGAVAMRSSLEPETVLRYTAAEWHAFVLGARDGEFDLTPTERNGGLIAIEEAEEERKAASE